The Glycine soja cultivar W05 chromosome 15, ASM419377v2, whole genome shotgun sequence region ATTGACTCAATGGGTTGTTGGTGTTTTAGATGTTGCTACTTGCTAGTGATTTTATACTAGGTTTAGTTTGTGGTATAGTTATAATATTAACTAGTATTCAGTGCAATTGTCAACGtaaaagtttataaaataaCTAGCAAATCTATTTGCATATCGCTGTGGCCCCATCCATGTTTTGCCATTAcatttatgcataaaaaaataattgtatgtTCTCCATTTgtgtatgtgattttttttccttctgttTTCAGTTTCCTGCTTAACATATCTTAAACCTAATGCTTATCGTGTCTGCAGACCTTAGCTGAACTAAAAGCGGAGGAGGATTTGTTgctgaaagaaagaagaaatttgaaaaaagtATGATTTTGACCTTATTTACCTAGATACTTTATTTTCGCTTCACATTAGTTTGTTTACTAACATTGTGTGAATTTTGGAACAGGAACTGGCATTCTTGCGTCTCACTGTTGAGAAACATAGAGCCAcaaatgaaagcataaagaGAAAGAAGGTGATCGCCTTCCCCTTATATTGTACCTTTTGTAAAACCTTATCGTTAGTTTTTCTCAGTTCACATACctaacataatataataataagctGTAATATACTGTTGCTTTCAGTTTCTAAAATCTCTAAACTTGTTGAGTGATGAATAAATCTATAAGATATAGTGCAATAGAATCTAATATGGGTTAACATTTTATAACAGCTTGATTTTGAGTCACGGCAGAATTCTAGTGCTGCTGCTACGGCCTCTGAGGTGTCTGGGAAAGCTGTGAATGGCTCATTTCAATTTGTAAAAGCAGAGTGTCATCCATCTAATTCAGTCTCACATGACGATTCACCTGTTTGTGCAGCAAATGTTTCTCCCAAAGCACAAGATAATATTGGTAACCAAGAATCTACATTCGTGCTCCCTGATCTAAATTTGCCTGTCGATGAGGATATCAGCGCCAATATCATGCATTATATTGAACTAAGCTAATAAAGGATAGGATCTCGAATGACATTCCGCATACTGATAAGTTAGACGAACATCATCTTGCAAGTAT contains the following coding sequences:
- the LOC114386589 gene encoding uncharacterized protein LOC114386589 encodes the protein MSDDHWIKVAMADDSLVVDLLLRLHRPPPPPPPCLNLHWTVRQRRSRSAHNKAESTRASPTTPLSWSGATSASGGNLDGYEEYSRPSKPTQTSRSKVANPSETTTTRKTRRKKTLAELKAEEDLLLKERRNLKKELAFLRLTVEKHRATNESIKRKKLDFESRQNSSAAATASEVSGKAVNGSFQFVKAECHPSNSVSHDDSPVCAANVSPKAQDNIGNQESTFVLPDLNLPVDEDISANIMHYIELS